In the genome of Aridibaculum aurantiacum, one region contains:
- a CDS encoding class I SAM-dependent methyltransferase, producing MRHQVKNIIRSSRILNIVPRIAVASQYYNHRYWQILKWSVSSKEDTNFTYPLTKRNLQTLYQLISVVTGRSYQDVEGLGNEVQDDEELKAHVIKKIQASDQRSVADLRCDLHKRIGWYIMARITKPKVVIETGIDKGLGAVTLCAALLRNKAEGFDGFYYGTDINPEAGYMLDGKYSSVGKILYGDSVNSLQQFDKQVDLFINDSDHSAEYEYREYETIFPKLSENAIILGDNSHVTDELLKFSMAKGKKYLFYKEEPLDHWYPGGGIGFCF from the coding sequence ATGAGACACCAGGTTAAGAACATTATCAGAAGTTCAAGAATTTTAAATATTGTGCCGCGGATTGCAGTTGCCTCACAATACTATAACCATCGTTATTGGCAGATCCTTAAGTGGTCAGTATCATCGAAAGAAGATACCAATTTTACGTATCCTCTTACTAAGAGAAACTTGCAAACACTGTATCAGCTCATATCTGTAGTAACAGGAAGATCCTATCAAGACGTGGAAGGTCTTGGAAATGAAGTTCAGGATGATGAAGAACTAAAGGCGCATGTGATAAAGAAGATTCAAGCATCTGATCAAAGGTCGGTGGCAGACTTGAGATGCGACCTTCATAAACGGATCGGCTGGTATATCATGGCGCGGATCACCAAGCCTAAAGTTGTTATAGAAACAGGGATCGACAAAGGGTTAGGAGCTGTCACATTATGCGCAGCTTTGCTGCGTAATAAAGCAGAAGGATTTGATGGCTTTTACTATGGAACAGATATTAATCCCGAAGCAGGGTATATGCTGGATGGTAAATATTCTAGTGTGGGTAAAATACTTTATGGTGATTCTGTTAACAGTCTGCAGCAATTTGATAAGCAAGTGGACCTTTTTATCAATGACAGTGATCACTCTGCTGAGTATGAGTATAGGGAGTATGAGACTATCTTTCCAAAGCTGTCTGAAAATGCGATCATTTTGGGGGATAACTCCCATGTAACGGATGAGCTACTGAAATTCTCGATGGCAAAAGGCAAAAAGTATCTTTTCTATAAAGAAGAGCCACTTGATCATTGGTACCCGGGAGGTGGAATAGGCTTTTGTTTTTAA
- a CDS encoding glycosyltransferase family 4 protein — protein sequence MRKIVFVGLLPPVVNGQAIATDRILKHLVEKHPDISVLPIPDHHEPDTLKGKLQKVFSFACLMIKFIYKSGISRKIIYLSGARSVIGFYRNMPFILWSSLWGHKTILHFHCGDYSEFLSTKNSLFKLLNKKIYSLVDRVIILGESIKPSFTLTPSLGNRIKAVPYGVPLTANIYPKKLPETADEKIHLLFLSNLIESKGYLDVLAAVRILVHEYDQKNIICHFCGAFMSSPEDDDLVRNGDPEAYFYKLIHDYNVDGNVIFHGVVGGEKKETLLSSAHFFLLPTNYRTEGQPVSILEAMSYGQVVISTRYRAIPDMVLDNSTGFLVPYGSPADIALKIRELVDEPAVYHAMSSKALQHVHENFKLESHLQQVYKVFQEVA from the coding sequence ATGAGAAAAATTGTTTTTGTAGGGCTACTTCCTCCTGTTGTTAATGGCCAGGCTATTGCCACTGATAGGATATTGAAGCACTTAGTGGAAAAGCATCCTGATATTTCCGTTTTACCCATTCCAGATCATCATGAACCTGATACCCTAAAAGGTAAACTTCAAAAAGTATTTTCATTTGCATGTTTGATGATTAAATTCATATATAAGTCAGGAATATCAAGAAAAATTATTTATTTAAGTGGTGCAAGATCTGTAATTGGATTTTACCGGAATATGCCTTTCATCCTTTGGAGCAGCTTGTGGGGGCATAAGACAATCCTTCATTTTCATTGCGGAGATTATAGTGAGTTTTTAAGTACAAAGAATTCTTTATTTAAGCTTCTAAATAAGAAGATTTATTCACTTGTTGATCGTGTAATTATTTTAGGTGAAAGTATCAAACCGAGTTTTACGCTAACACCATCTTTAGGTAATAGAATAAAGGCTGTTCCTTATGGAGTTCCACTAACGGCTAACATTTATCCGAAGAAGCTCCCAGAAACTGCTGATGAAAAAATTCACCTGTTATTCCTGTCTAACTTGATTGAATCAAAGGGTTATTTAGATGTTCTTGCGGCTGTAAGAATACTTGTGCATGAATATGATCAGAAGAATATCATTTGCCATTTTTGCGGAGCTTTCATGTCAAGTCCTGAAGACGATGATTTGGTCAGAAATGGTGATCCTGAAGCTTATTTTTACAAGTTGATCCACGATTATAATGTAGATGGGAATGTGATTTTTCATGGAGTGGTTGGTGGAGAAAAAAAAGAAACACTGCTTTCTTCTGCTCATTTCTTTTTGCTGCCTACCAATTACCGAACAGAAGGGCAACCTGTTTCTATATTAGAGGCAATGTCTTATGGCCAGGTGGTTATTTCAACCAGGTACCGTGCCATTCCAGATATGGTGTTAGACAATAGCACAGGTTTTTTAGTTCCATATGGTTCACCTGCAGATATTGCTCTTAAGATTCGTGAGTTGGTAGATGAACCTGCAGTTTATCATGCAATGAGTAGTAAGGCATTGCAACATGTACATGAAAACTTTAAACTTGAATCTCATTTGCAGCAAGTATATAAAGTTTTCCAGGAAGTAGCTTAA
- a CDS encoding glycosyltransferase family 2 protein: MTISIITVCFNSAKTIAETIESVLSQSYPHIQYIIIDGGSTDGTLEIIRSYGPKINIVVSEPDNGLYDAMNKGISMATGEIIGILNSDDLFYSSTVLQKVANAFLSAQPDIVYGNIWMSSSDQMNKPVRKWIAGRQRPFTSGWHPPHPAVYVKRRCYDDFGFYKPDFAVSSDFEMMLRLFHVHSLKAHYLDEVIVNMRMGGASTGSLKNIIVGNLNIKKAFRENQVSYPLLYPVKRVIKKLKQYI; encoded by the coding sequence ATGACTATCTCTATAATCACCGTTTGTTTCAATAGCGCAAAAACAATAGCTGAAACTATTGAAAGTGTGCTTTCACAATCGTATCCGCACATCCAATACATCATCATTGATGGGGGGTCTACTGATGGCACCTTAGAAATTATCAGGAGCTATGGTCCGAAAATAAATATCGTTGTTTCTGAACCGGATAATGGTTTATATGATGCCATGAATAAAGGCATTAGCATGGCGACTGGTGAAATAATAGGTATCTTAAATTCAGATGATCTTTTTTATTCCAGCACTGTGTTGCAAAAAGTAGCAAATGCTTTTTTATCTGCTCAGCCTGATATTGTTTATGGTAATATCTGGATGAGTTCAAGCGACCAGATGAACAAACCTGTGCGGAAATGGATTGCAGGTCGCCAAAGACCGTTTACTTCCGGTTGGCACCCACCACACCCTGCAGTTTATGTAAAACGTAGATGCTACGATGATTTTGGTTTTTATAAACCAGACTTTGCTGTTTCAAGTGATTTTGAAATGATGCTGCGTCTCTTTCATGTACATAGTCTTAAAGCACATTACCTAGATGAGGTAATAGTGAACATGCGTATGGGAGGTGCGAGTACTGGTTCATTAAAAAATATCATTGTTGGTAACCTCAACATAAAAAAGGCATTTAGGGAAAATCAGGTTTCATACCCCCTTCTTTACCCTGTTAAGCGTGTGATTAAAAAGCTGAAACAATACATTTAG
- a CDS encoding NAD-dependent epimerase/dehydratase family protein, with amino-acid sequence MKTVIIGGSGFIGTNLINLLNPTSDILNLDKNQSWQHSSLSRVADVRDKGKLEEYIPYDTSAVILLAAEHRDDVSPVSLYYDVNVQGTQNVIDTCIKKDINKIIFTSSVAVYGLNSEDTTEDATPNPFNHYGKSKLQAEQLLVKWQEECPGERTLIVIRPTVVFGPGNKGNVYNLLNQLVNGKFMMVGKGHNKKSLAYVDNVSGFIEHCLNNINNGSHIFNYVDNPDYSVNELLLFVEKVLKKKLPPIRIPYVFGYSAAKCIDLLSKITNTRYAISSVRIKKFCATTQFSGEKMLASGYSPKITLQEGLNITIDAICSSTTTRGTNVKVMTPSVYHVKEAQS; translated from the coding sequence ATGAAGACTGTTATAATTGGAGGCTCCGGATTTATCGGGACAAATCTGATTAATCTCTTAAATCCGACTTCAGATATATTGAACCTGGATAAAAACCAATCCTGGCAACATTCTTCTCTTAGCCGTGTCGCTGATGTAAGGGATAAAGGAAAGCTTGAAGAATATATTCCTTATGACACCTCGGCAGTTATTCTTTTAGCAGCGGAGCACCGAGACGATGTATCACCCGTTTCCCTATATTATGATGTAAACGTACAGGGCACGCAAAATGTTATAGATACGTGTATAAAAAAGGATATTAATAAAATTATTTTTACTAGTTCTGTGGCTGTTTACGGCCTAAATTCTGAAGATACCACAGAAGACGCTACACCTAATCCATTTAATCATTACGGAAAAAGTAAGCTACAGGCAGAGCAGTTACTAGTTAAATGGCAAGAGGAATGTCCTGGTGAAAGGACTCTTATCGTTATTCGGCCAACGGTTGTTTTTGGTCCGGGTAATAAAGGAAACGTATATAATCTCCTGAACCAGTTGGTTAATGGAAAGTTTATGATGGTGGGGAAGGGCCACAACAAAAAATCTTTAGCTTATGTTGATAATGTTTCAGGATTTATTGAGCATTGTCTGAATAATATCAACAATGGATCACACATATTCAACTATGTAGATAATCCTGATTACTCAGTTAATGAGTTATTGCTTTTTGTCGAAAAAGTACTGAAGAAGAAGCTGCCACCTATACGAATACCTTATGTTTTTGGTTATTCAGCTGCTAAATGCATTGATTTATTATCTAAAATAACCAACACGAGGTACGCTATCAGTAGTGTTAGAATAAAGAAATTTTGTGCTACAACACAATTCTCTGGTGAGAAGATGCTTGCATCTGGTTACAGTCCCAAGATAACATTACAAGAAGGGCTTAATATAACAATAGACGCCATTTGTAGTTCAACTACTACTCGTGGTACCAATGTGAAAGTGATGACTCCATCTGTTTATCATGTAAAAGAAGCTCAATCATAA
- a CDS encoding SLBB domain-containing protein, with amino-acid sequence MSKLKIFLTLVLLAFSWCLFAQIPNLPSNLYNVRSSDIPEERVVQIAAYLRENKVSDQQAYEQMLSRGMLASEAAALRTRIQKALQQTNTTDNPNDNNRSSLDNSDKTRYNETQESIAEVKNPQKIFGFEIFNLPGGVFEPNLKIATPVGYVLGPDDQIILNIYGYQEANYTLTVSPEGSIIIPNVGVIYVAGLTLEQATDKIRNKLATSGYSLIRSGLTKINLSVGRIRSIRVTVLGEVKKPGSYTLPSLATAFNALYLSGGPNEIGSFREIELIRGGKKIQLLDIYDVLLKGDQAGNLQLRDQDVIRVPAYKVRVGLAGEVKRPGLFEVLPGETFENLLGFAGGFSDSAYTASVTAYKSTDTEKRIIDIEKAQFSTYTPSRAESFLVKKLVERYTNRVTVSGAVYLPGDYELSPGMTLYDLLVRAQGLKEDAFAKRGIIMRQKADLTPEYLAFNPAEVMQGQRNLELRRNDEVIITSNTLLREERQVSITGEVRRVGNYPYVENMTLKDLILLAGGFTDAAIPQKIEVARRIRKDSFGVADIQIADVIDVTSIADLEQNGRDIQLTPYDAVVVRRNPGYQAQVNVRVEGEVIFPGPYVLRNKNERVSDVIRRAGGLTNQAYKMGGYLTRVNNHNVVNQLNSEKVTKIQEQLKDSTGKVEQEVSRPVDQIAINLSSILANPGGKEDIVMEDGDILNIPKEKMEVRISGEVLFPTRVVYEEDMDLKDYIGRAGGFTDNARKARVYVLYPNGNAAKTSNFLFFKSFPRVTPGAEIIVPKKHETEKRRMTTGEIVGITTALTSFAGVLLTLIINLK; translated from the coding sequence ATGTCGAAGCTCAAGATATTCCTGACCCTTGTTTTGCTGGCGTTCTCTTGGTGTTTGTTTGCCCAGATACCTAATCTTCCCTCTAATCTTTACAATGTAAGATCCAGTGACATCCCGGAGGAAAGGGTGGTGCAGATAGCTGCCTACCTCCGCGAAAACAAAGTTTCTGACCAGCAGGCGTATGAGCAAATGCTATCACGCGGAATGTTGGCTTCGGAAGCTGCCGCATTGCGCACTAGGATTCAAAAGGCTTTACAACAGACAAATACTACAGATAATCCTAATGACAATAACAGGTCGTCACTCGATAATTCCGATAAAACCCGTTATAACGAAACACAAGAGTCTATAGCAGAAGTGAAAAATCCGCAGAAGATCTTCGGTTTCGAAATTTTCAACCTTCCTGGTGGCGTTTTTGAGCCTAACCTGAAAATAGCAACGCCCGTTGGCTATGTTTTAGGGCCGGACGACCAGATAATATTAAATATCTACGGTTACCAGGAAGCTAATTATACGCTTACCGTTAGTCCTGAAGGAAGCATTATCATTCCTAATGTAGGAGTCATATATGTAGCAGGTCTTACATTAGAACAAGCTACCGATAAGATCAGGAACAAACTGGCGACATCCGGTTATTCGCTTATACGTTCAGGACTCACCAAGATCAACCTGTCTGTAGGCAGGATCCGGAGTATAAGGGTGACTGTTCTGGGAGAGGTTAAAAAGCCAGGTAGTTATACATTGCCATCTTTGGCTACAGCTTTTAATGCTTTATATCTTTCTGGTGGACCGAATGAGATCGGTAGTTTTCGTGAGATAGAACTTATTCGCGGAGGTAAAAAGATACAGCTACTCGACATATATGACGTGCTGCTGAAAGGAGACCAGGCAGGTAACCTGCAGTTGCGCGACCAGGATGTTATCCGCGTTCCTGCTTATAAAGTAAGGGTAGGGCTGGCTGGTGAGGTGAAGCGTCCAGGGTTGTTTGAAGTATTGCCAGGTGAAACCTTTGAAAACCTATTAGGTTTTGCAGGTGGCTTTTCTGATAGCGCCTACACTGCCAGCGTTACCGCATATAAATCAACTGATACTGAAAAAAGGATCATCGATATTGAAAAAGCACAATTCAGTACCTATACACCAAGCAGGGCAGAGAGTTTTCTTGTAAAGAAACTGGTAGAACGTTATACCAACCGAGTTACTGTTTCTGGTGCTGTTTACCTACCTGGCGATTATGAACTATCACCAGGTATGACCTTGTACGATCTTTTAGTGAGGGCACAGGGGCTGAAAGAAGATGCTTTTGCAAAGCGTGGTATCATCATGAGGCAAAAGGCTGATCTTACCCCTGAATATCTTGCTTTTAATCCTGCTGAGGTGATGCAGGGACAGCGCAACCTGGAGCTTCGCCGAAATGATGAAGTGATCATCACATCAAACACACTTTTGCGGGAAGAACGTCAAGTTTCTATAACAGGTGAGGTAAGGCGTGTAGGTAACTATCCTTATGTAGAAAACATGACTTTAAAAGACCTGATACTTTTAGCAGGTGGTTTTACAGATGCAGCTATTCCGCAGAAAATAGAAGTTGCACGCCGTATACGCAAAGACAGTTTTGGTGTAGCGGATATACAGATTGCAGATGTTATAGATGTTACTTCCATTGCTGACTTGGAGCAAAATGGAAGAGACATCCAGTTAACTCCTTATGATGCTGTGGTGGTTAGAAGAAATCCTGGTTACCAGGCGCAGGTAAATGTGCGTGTGGAAGGAGAGGTGATCTTCCCTGGACCATATGTATTGCGAAACAAGAACGAAAGAGTAAGTGATGTAATTAGACGTGCTGGTGGCTTAACTAACCAGGCTTATAAAATGGGTGGTTACCTGACACGGGTAAACAATCATAATGTAGTAAACCAGCTGAACTCTGAAAAGGTGACCAAGATACAGGAGCAATTGAAGGATAGCACCGGGAAAGTGGAGCAGGAAGTATCACGCCCGGTAGACCAGATCGCCATCAATCTTAGTTCTATCCTGGCTAACCCTGGAGGTAAAGAAGATATTGTAATGGAAGATGGTGATATACTCAATATCCCGAAAGAGAAAATGGAAGTACGGATTAGCGGCGAGGTACTTTTTCCTACACGTGTGGTGTACGAAGAAGATATGGACCTGAAGGATTATATAGGCCGTGCAGGTGGATTTACAGATAATGCACGGAAGGCGCGGGTATATGTTCTTTATCCAAATGGTAATGCGGCCAAAACAAGCAATTTCCTCTTTTTCAAAAGTTTCCCGCGGGTAACACCTGGTGCAGAGATCATAGTTCCTAAAAAACATGAAACCGAAAAACGCAGGATGACAACTGGTGAGATTGTTGGTATAACTACAGCACTTACATCTTTTGCGGGGGTATTATTGACTCTGATCATCAACTTGAAGTAA
- a CDS encoding Wzz/FepE/Etk N-terminal domain-containing protein — protein MSTDKEISLVEVNHIIRGWFRYIMSKWLIIALIALVFAVLGVLYAWSQKTEYTSELTFAAEGESKGGLGGYASLAATFGIDMSAGGGGAFEGDNLIELIRSRRIVENTFLTPVDINGKKELLVNYYIRATDKDFAKDQQVTFEVDQQPGNRKRDSIMDVFYQDALTRLNIGRVDKKLTIVSATFRSEDELFAKLFLENLVNNVIDYYIDYKSLKGKQNLSILQRQTDSVRRLISGGIVDVAATNDLNVNPLRQIVRTGVQRKQVDVQVNSALYQELVKNLELSKISLRKETPLIQIIDSPRLPLKKKKMGRLKGAIIFGLAGGILALLIFTIKRMLTPKVSDPKKSA, from the coding sequence ATGAGTACTGATAAAGAGATATCGCTGGTTGAGGTAAATCATATCATAAGGGGATGGTTTAGGTATATCATGAGCAAGTGGCTTATAATAGCTCTTATAGCCCTTGTATTTGCTGTGCTTGGAGTGCTGTATGCCTGGTCTCAAAAAACAGAATATACAAGTGAACTTACTTTCGCTGCAGAGGGAGAAAGTAAAGGCGGACTAGGCGGTTATGCATCATTAGCAGCAACATTTGGTATAGATATGTCTGCTGGTGGGGGTGGCGCTTTTGAAGGAGATAATCTTATCGAATTGATCAGGAGTAGGAGAATTGTAGAGAATACTTTTCTCACACCAGTAGATATCAATGGGAAGAAGGAATTACTCGTTAACTATTATATACGTGCTACCGATAAAGATTTTGCCAAAGATCAACAAGTAACTTTTGAGGTAGACCAGCAGCCAGGTAACAGGAAGCGCGACAGTATCATGGATGTATTTTACCAGGATGCATTAACGCGTTTGAACATTGGCAGGGTCGACAAAAAACTAACAATTGTTTCAGCTACTTTTCGCTCCGAAGATGAATTATTTGCTAAGCTATTTCTTGAGAACCTGGTAAATAATGTTATAGACTACTATATAGATTATAAGAGTTTAAAGGGGAAGCAAAATCTAAGTATCCTGCAGCGGCAGACAGATTCGGTAAGACGACTGATAAGTGGAGGAATAGTGGATGTAGCAGCTACCAACGATCTTAATGTAAATCCGCTGCGCCAGATCGTTCGTACGGGTGTACAAAGAAAGCAGGTAGATGTGCAGGTAAACAGTGCACTGTACCAGGAATTGGTAAAAAACCTGGAGCTATCAAAGATATCATTGCGTAAAGAAACTCCTTTGATCCAGATCATTGATTCACCACGCTTGCCGCTAAAAAAGAAGAAGATGGGCAGGTTGAAAGGTGCGATCATCTTTGGATTGGCAGGAGGGATATTAGCTTTACTGATCTTCACAATTAAGAGAATGCTGACGCCCAAGGTTTCGGACCCGAAAAAGTCGGCTTAA
- a CDS encoding sugar 3,4-ketoisomerase: MQMPEPYIIELPKILDERGNLSFFQNEQHIPFKIQRVYWIYDVPGGEVRGSHAFKQQAELIVALSGSFDLVLHDGKKEIKYSLNRSYMGVYIPQMIWRRLENFSTNSLALVSANTVFDEQDYIRDFNEFLALKNEHL; this comes from the coding sequence ATGCAAATGCCAGAGCCATACATAATAGAGTTACCTAAAATACTCGATGAAAGGGGAAACCTCTCATTCTTTCAAAACGAACAGCATATTCCTTTCAAAATTCAGCGGGTATATTGGATTTATGATGTACCTGGAGGAGAGGTAAGAGGTAGTCATGCATTCAAGCAACAAGCTGAATTGATAGTGGCTTTATCAGGAAGTTTTGACCTTGTGCTTCACGATGGTAAAAAGGAAATAAAGTATAGTCTCAACCGTTCCTATATGGGTGTTTACATACCTCAAATGATCTGGAGAAGATTAGAAAATTTTTCTACTAATTCCCTGGCACTCGTTTCGGCCAATACTGTTTTCGATGAACAAGATTATATACGTGACTTCAATGAATTTTTAGCTTTAAAAAATGAACACCTCTAA
- a CDS encoding sugar 3,4-ketoisomerase, whose translation MNTSNTVFDCSIVQLDRIHFRAGNITPVTNQVQIPFDVERIFYLYDIPGGESRGAHAHKECHQFLVAASGSFEVLLDDGKVQRLVQLNRPYHGLHIPPYIWASEINFSSGAICLVLASHKYNEEDYIRDYETFKRLSNKEGLK comes from the coding sequence ATGAACACCTCTAATACAGTCTTCGACTGCTCAATTGTCCAGCTGGATAGGATTCATTTCAGGGCAGGAAATATAACTCCAGTCACCAACCAGGTTCAGATACCATTTGATGTGGAGCGGATCTTTTATTTGTATGACATACCTGGGGGAGAATCGCGTGGTGCTCATGCACATAAAGAATGTCATCAATTCCTGGTGGCAGCCAGTGGAAGTTTCGAGGTGTTGCTGGATGATGGTAAAGTGCAGAGGCTGGTTCAACTAAACAGGCCTTATCACGGTTTACATATACCTCCTTACATATGGGCAAGTGAAATTAACTTCTCTTCGGGAGCCATCTGCCTTGTATTGGCATCACACAAGTACAACGAAGAGGATTATATAAGGGATTATGAAACTTTCAAACGTTTAAGTAACAAGGAAGGTTTGAAATAA
- a CDS encoding GNAT family N-acetyltransferase — MVAFDKYGLSLRTVVENDADFIVQLRTDPKLSKHLSSTSTDIEKQKEWIRDYKERELHRNEYYFLISSNEGPVGLNRLYNFKEDTFEIGSWLFKPTANEKYSILGDLAARDYGFEELHFSFCTFEVRKENKSVLRYHKQFKPEAIGVDSDNFYFKLSYNSYKCYRDKLLSILL, encoded by the coding sequence ATGGTAGCTTTCGATAAATATGGATTGTCTTTAAGGACTGTAGTAGAAAATGATGCTGATTTCATAGTTCAATTAAGAACAGATCCAAAGCTTAGTAAACACTTGTCAAGTACAAGTACTGACATTGAAAAGCAAAAAGAATGGATTAGAGATTATAAAGAAAGAGAGTTGCATCGAAACGAATATTATTTCCTGATTTCGTCCAATGAAGGTCCCGTTGGTTTAAATAGATTATACAACTTCAAAGAAGATACTTTCGAAATTGGTAGTTGGTTATTTAAACCAACAGCTAATGAAAAATATTCGATCTTAGGAGACCTTGCTGCAAGGGATTATGGTTTCGAAGAGCTTCATTTTTCTTTCTGTACTTTTGAAGTGAGAAAAGAAAATAAATCAGTATTACGTTATCATAAACAATTTAAGCCCGAAGCTATAGGGGTAGATAGTGATAATTTTTATTTTAAATTATCATACAACAGCTATAAATGCTATAGAGATAAATTATTAAGTATTCTTTTATGA
- a CDS encoding acyl carrier protein, with translation MNDITTFVEQFKEQFIDADEITIDPFTNFRQIESWDSLTGMSILVMIKDEFDVDITVEEFKNCSNVQEVYDLVQAKKS, from the coding sequence ATGAATGATATTACAACCTTTGTTGAACAGTTTAAAGAGCAATTCATTGATGCAGATGAGATAACAATTGACCCTTTCACTAACTTCAGGCAAATTGAAAGTTGGGATTCTTTAACAGGAATGTCAATACTTGTGATGATAAAAGATGAGTTTGATGTTGATATTACTGTAGAGGAGTTTAAGAATTGTAGTAATGTGCAAGAAGTTTACGATTTGGTTCAAGCAAAAAAAAGCTAA
- a CDS encoding beta-ketoacyl-ACP synthase 3, whose amino-acid sequence MTTVYLSAIEYYLPEQVLSNELIAAEHPDWSIEKIATKTGINNRHIAGVEEFSSDMAVIAAQRLFENHKIDKGIIDFVILCTQSPDYLLPTTACIIQDKLGLSKRIGAFDFNLGCSGFVYGLGIAKGLVASSQASNVLLLTSETYSKFIHKADKSNKTLFGDAAAATLVTANDINGILSGSIKDFSYGTDGSGAEYLIVKNGGAKSNFLRRDSSESEMPGDDNLYMDGKAIFEFTAFQIPTLINDTLEKHQLQIEDIDLFVFHQANEFMLNTVRKRCKIPSEKFFIHLSDCGNTVSSTIPIALKEAVNEGRIKKGDKVLLAGFGVGLSMAATIIQF is encoded by the coding sequence GTGACAACAGTTTATCTATCAGCTATTGAATATTACTTACCTGAGCAAGTACTTTCGAATGAATTGATTGCTGCAGAACATCCTGATTGGAGTATTGAAAAAATTGCAACAAAAACTGGAATCAACAATAGGCATATTGCAGGTGTGGAAGAATTTTCAAGTGATATGGCTGTGATTGCTGCTCAAAGATTATTTGAAAACCATAAGATAGATAAAGGAATAATTGATTTTGTTATTCTTTGTACCCAAAGTCCTGATTATTTATTACCCACCACAGCTTGCATCATACAAGATAAACTAGGGCTTTCAAAAAGAATAGGTGCATTTGATTTCAATTTAGGGTGCTCAGGTTTTGTGTATGGTTTAGGTATAGCTAAAGGATTAGTTGCTTCTTCCCAGGCAAGTAATGTTTTATTACTAACTTCAGAAACTTACTCAAAATTTATTCATAAGGCAGATAAGAGCAATAAAACATTGTTTGGAGATGCAGCTGCAGCTACTCTTGTTACTGCGAATGATATCAATGGAATTCTTTCTGGTTCCATCAAAGATTTTAGTTATGGTACTGATGGTAGTGGGGCAGAATACTTGATTGTGAAGAACGGAGGCGCTAAAAGTAATTTTTTACGGAGGGATAGCAGCGAAAGTGAGATGCCGGGTGATGACAATCTTTATATGGATGGGAAAGCAATTTTCGAATTTACCGCTTTCCAAATACCAACACTTATCAATGATACCTTAGAGAAGCATCAGTTACAAATAGAAGATATTGATCTTTTTGTGTTTCACCAGGCGAATGAATTCATGTTAAATACTGTTCGTAAAAGATGCAAAATTCCTTCTGAAAAATTTTTTATACACTTATCCGATTGTGGTAATACAGTTTCATCTACTATTCCTATAGCTCTTAAGGAAGCAGTAAATGAAGGAAGGATAAAAAAAGGCGATAAAGTTTTATTAGCGGGTTTTGGTGTAGGACTATCAATGGCAGCCACCATTATACAATTTTAA